A genomic region of Micromonospora sp. NBC_01796 contains the following coding sequences:
- a CDS encoding PP2C family protein-serine/threonine phosphatase produces MTLKLRAAAVTDRGLIRSGNQDSVHTGDWLIAVADGMGGMAAGDLASRIAIEAIAPVDRPTPDEDLVAVLQGVLGEASVRIRAAVDEEPTRHGMGTTLTALLFSVTGTSLALAHIGDSRAYLLRDDVFTQVTRDDTFVQLLVDEGVIDAEQARSHPRRAVVTQALQGEPANPAYSTQPPREGDRWLLCSDGLSNVVRSDSLAEVLRSFPDRDACARRLIDLALRAGGPDNITVVIADIVDDPGA; encoded by the coding sequence ATGACCCTCAAGCTGCGCGCCGCCGCAGTGACCGATCGTGGCCTGATCCGTAGCGGCAACCAGGATTCCGTGCACACCGGCGACTGGCTCATCGCCGTCGCCGACGGGATGGGCGGCATGGCCGCCGGTGACCTGGCCAGCCGGATCGCCATCGAGGCGATCGCACCGGTGGACCGGCCGACCCCGGACGAGGACCTGGTGGCGGTGCTACAGGGTGTGCTCGGCGAGGCCAGCGTCCGGATCCGTGCCGCCGTGGACGAGGAGCCGACCCGGCACGGCATGGGCACCACCCTCACCGCCCTGCTCTTCTCCGTGACCGGCACCTCCCTCGCGCTGGCCCACATCGGCGACTCGCGGGCGTACCTGCTGCGCGACGACGTGTTCACCCAGGTCACCAGGGACGACACCTTCGTGCAGTTGCTGGTCGACGAGGGCGTGATCGACGCCGAGCAGGCGCGCAGCCACCCGCGTCGGGCGGTGGTCACCCAGGCGTTGCAGGGTGAGCCGGCCAATCCGGCGTACTCCACCCAGCCGCCGCGCGAGGGCGATCGGTGGCTGCTCTGCTCCGACGGGCTGTCCAACGTGGTCCGCTCCGACTCGCTCGCCGAGGTCCTGCGGTCGTTTCCGGACCGGGACGCCTGCGCGCGTCGGCTGATCGACCTGGCCCTGCGGGCCGGTGGGCCGGACAACATCACCGTGGTGATCGCCGACATCGTCGACGACCCGGGCGCGTGA